One region of Salvelinus sp. IW2-2015 linkage group LG1, ASM291031v2, whole genome shotgun sequence genomic DNA includes:
- the LOC111960667 gene encoding E3 ubiquitin-protein ligase TRIM35-like, producing the protein MAASVSELLLDVLEKLDKRELDRFNWELSNSNLKGFPNISKAHLENVTRHATVDRMVETYCEEGAVNVTNMILSNMDFNNLAMSLKRDLPEEEPAQNKRMEEGESVSVLKDNLRSDLTHLEEKLEKCENARESYDSMTQHTKDQQVDTTRRIREEFEKLHQFLREEEEARLAALREEEKEKGMLIERGMESIDEQISSLTDAIEAVKEDLKKGSEKFLVSYKRTQSRARAQLEHTDPQLVSGALIDIAKHLGNLQFQVWEQMQAIVKHSPIILDPNTAPSTMTLSDDLTSVRHTAIEKQQTPDNPERFTRWAKVIGSAGFVKGSEHSWEVEVGDQPEWNLGVAAESVNRKGENLLASPEYGIWAILKRGRKYTNGIGKALTLKRIPQRIRVQLNYDRGEVAFYDPKDNTHIYTHKHRFTETVYPYISVWKIKDACNRDIQICPSEVSVTVKSYQ; encoded by the coding sequence ATGGCAGCATCTGTCTCTGAGTTGTTGCTGGACGTTCTGGAGAAACTGGACAAAAGAGAGCTGGATAGATTTAACTGGGAGCTGAGCAATAGCAATCTGAAAGGTTTTCCTAACATTTCAAAGGCTCACCTGGAGAATGTCACAAGGCATGCCACTGTGGATAGGATGGTGGAGACCTACTGCGAGGAGGGAGCTGTGAACGTCACAAACATGATCCTAAGCAACATGGACTTTAACAACCTTGCTATGTCTTTAAAGAGAGATCTTCCAGAAGAGGAACCAGCACAGAACAAAAGAATGGAAGAGGGGGAATCGGTGAGTGTGCTGAAGGACAACCTGAGATCTGACTTAACACATCTGGAGGAAAAGCTGGAGAAATGTGAAAACGCCCGAGAGAGCTACGATAGCATGACTCAGCACACCAAGGATCAGCAGGTGGACACAACGAGGCGGATCAGGGAAGAGTTTGAGAAGCTCCACCAGTtcctgagagaggaagaggaggccagACTGGCTGctctgagggaggaggagaaggaaaaggGAATGTTAATTGAGAGAGGCATGGAGAGCATTGATGAGCAGATCTCCTCTCTCACAGATGCCATTGAGGCTGTGAAAGAGGACTTGAAGAAAGGCAGTGAAAAATTCCTTGTGAGTTACAAACGCACCCAGAGCAGAGCCAGAGCCCAACTTGAACATACGGATCCACAGCTCGTCTCCGGAGCGCTGATCGACATCGCCAAACACCTGGGAAACCTGCAGTTCCAAGTCTGGGAGCAGATGCAGGCGATAGTCAAACACTCGCCCATCATTTTGGACCCCAACACGGCTCCCTCTACTATGACTTTGTCTGATGACCTCACCAGCGTGCGACACACAGCCATAGAGAAGCAGCAGACTCCGGACAACCCAGAGCGGTTCACACGGTGGGCAAAGGTCATTGGCTCCGCAGGCTTTGTGAAGGGTTCAGAGCATAgctgggaggtggaggtgggcGACCAACCTGAGTGGAATTTAGGCGTGGCTGCAGAGTCCGTCAATCGGAAGGGAGAAAATCTTCTTGCGTCACCAGAATACGGAATCTGGGCTATACTGAAAAGGGGGCGCAAGTATACAAATGGAATTGGTAAAGCCCTCACTCTGAAGAGGATACCCCAGAGGATCAGAGTTCAGCTGAACTACGACAGGGGGGAAGTGGCTTTCTATGACCCCAaagacaatacacacatctacactCATAAACATAGGTTTACTGAGACGGTCTACCCATACATCTCTGTTTGGAAGATAAAAGACGCCTGCAACCGTGATATACAGATCTGCCCATCAGAGGTGTCTGTGACAGTAAAATCATATCAGTGA